In Amycolatopsis endophytica, the following are encoded in one genomic region:
- a CDS encoding amidohydrolase, producing the protein MVSAIVGGYVVPVEGDPIDGGTVLIENGKITAVGTDADVDVPEDAELIDASGTWVLPGFVDAHCHLGVHEEGEGWAGNDTNEMTDPNGARFRAIDGIDPFEVGFDDALSGGVTSVVIKPGSGNPIGGQTVAVKTWGRTALDMVFDEAVSVKSALGENPKRVYGDKGQTPSTRLGVAAIIREAFTKARNYAAQRDHARSEGKPFDTDLTLETLAKVLDGELYWDQHVHRADDIVTALRLADEFGYKLVVNHGTEGHLIADVLAEKDVPVILGPLFTTRSKVELRHRTLRSAGILARAGVKIAITTDHPVVPINFLVYQAALAVKDGLEPEVALRSLTVNPAAMLSLDDRIGSLKPGLDADIVLWSGDPLDVMNRAMRVFVRGREVYRFDDVRGEGAVTSRRYSE; encoded by the coding sequence ATGGTGAGCGCGATTGTTGGCGGATACGTGGTACCGGTCGAGGGCGACCCGATCGACGGCGGCACGGTCCTGATCGAGAACGGCAAGATCACCGCGGTCGGCACTGACGCGGATGTCGACGTCCCGGAGGACGCCGAGCTGATCGACGCGTCCGGCACGTGGGTCCTGCCCGGGTTCGTCGACGCCCACTGCCACCTCGGGGTGCACGAGGAGGGCGAGGGCTGGGCCGGCAACGACACCAACGAGATGACCGACCCGAACGGCGCCCGCTTCCGCGCGATCGACGGCATCGACCCGTTCGAGGTCGGCTTCGACGACGCGCTGTCCGGCGGTGTCACCAGCGTCGTGATCAAGCCCGGTTCCGGTAACCCGATCGGCGGGCAGACCGTCGCGGTGAAGACGTGGGGCCGCACCGCGCTCGACATGGTCTTCGACGAGGCGGTCAGCGTGAAGAGCGCGCTCGGCGAGAACCCGAAGCGCGTCTACGGTGACAAGGGGCAGACGCCCTCGACCCGGCTCGGTGTCGCCGCGATCATCCGCGAGGCGTTCACGAAGGCCCGCAACTACGCCGCCCAGCGTGACCACGCCCGGTCCGAGGGCAAGCCGTTCGACACCGATCTGACGCTGGAGACCTTGGCGAAGGTTCTCGACGGCGAGCTGTACTGGGACCAGCACGTGCACCGCGCGGACGACATCGTCACCGCGCTCCGGCTGGCCGACGAGTTCGGGTACAAGCTGGTGGTCAACCACGGCACCGAGGGCCACCTGATCGCCGACGTGCTGGCGGAGAAGGACGTCCCGGTGATCCTCGGGCCCCTGTTCACCACGCGGTCGAAGGTCGAGCTGCGCCACCGCACGCTGCGCTCGGCGGGCATCCTCGCGCGCGCCGGGGTCAAGATCGCGATCACCACCGACCACCCGGTCGTGCCGATCAACTTCCTCGTCTACCAGGCCGCGCTCGCCGTCAAGGACGGGCTGGAACCGGAGGTGGCGCTGCGGTCGCTGACCGTGAACCCGGCGGCGATGCTGTCGCTGGACGACCGGATCGGCTCACTCAAGCCGGGGCTGGACGCCGACATCGTGCTGTGGTCCGGCGATCCGCTGGACGTCATGAACCGCGCCATGCGGGTCTTCGTGCGGGGCCGCGAGGTCTACCGCTTCGACGACGTGCGCGGCGAGGGCGCGGTGACCTCCCGCCGCTACAGCGAGTAG
- a CDS encoding acyl-CoA dehydrogenase family protein: MPVERLLPDREYTDLLALATELARDELKPLAAEYEEAERFPRDQFRLLGKSGLLGLPYPERWGGGDVPYEVYLQVLEEIAAAWMSVGVGLSVHTMSCFALAHHGTDEQRDRWLPSMLEGQLLGAYALSEAHAGSDAAALSTRARLDGAAYVVNGTKAWITHGGQADFYTTMVRTGEDEISCLLVDGHTPGLTAAPPERKMGLTGSTTTQMIFSDARVEADRLIGPAGSGMRIALSSLDSGRLGIAACAVGLAQAALDEAVSYAKGRTQFGRPVIDFQGLEFLLADMAAAVDSARATYLDAARRRDRGMPFGRAASVAKLVATDAAMKVTTDAVQVLGGAGYTRDFPVERYMREAKVPQIFEGTNQVQRMVIARHLKKA, from the coding sequence ATGCCGGTCGAGCGCCTGCTTCCCGACCGCGAGTACACCGACCTGCTCGCGCTGGCGACCGAACTCGCCCGCGACGAGCTGAAACCACTCGCGGCCGAGTACGAGGAGGCCGAGCGCTTCCCGCGGGACCAGTTCCGGCTGCTCGGCAAGTCCGGCCTGCTCGGGCTGCCCTACCCCGAGCGCTGGGGCGGCGGCGACGTGCCCTACGAGGTCTACCTGCAGGTCCTGGAGGAGATCGCGGCCGCGTGGATGTCGGTGGGCGTCGGGCTGTCGGTGCACACGATGTCCTGCTTCGCGCTGGCCCACCACGGCACGGACGAGCAGCGCGACCGGTGGCTGCCGTCGATGCTCGAAGGGCAACTGCTGGGCGCGTACGCCTTGTCGGAGGCGCACGCCGGGTCGGACGCGGCGGCGCTGTCGACACGGGCGCGGCTCGACGGCGCCGCGTACGTCGTGAACGGCACGAAGGCGTGGATCACACACGGCGGGCAGGCCGACTTCTACACCACGATGGTCCGCACCGGCGAGGACGAGATCTCATGCCTGCTGGTGGACGGGCACACGCCGGGCCTGACCGCGGCGCCGCCGGAGCGGAAGATGGGCCTGACCGGATCGACGACGACGCAGATGATCTTTTCCGACGCCCGGGTGGAGGCTGACCGGCTCATCGGTCCGGCGGGCTCGGGCATGCGGATCGCGCTGTCCTCATTGGACTCCGGGCGGCTCGGGATCGCCGCCTGCGCGGTGGGTCTGGCGCAGGCCGCACTCGACGAGGCGGTCTCCTACGCCAAGGGGCGGACGCAGTTCGGCAGGCCGGTCATCGACTTCCAGGGCCTGGAGTTCCTGCTCGCCGACATGGCGGCCGCCGTCGACTCGGCCCGCGCGACCTACCTCGACGCCGCGCGGCGCCGGGACCGCGGGATGCCGTTCGGGCGCGCCGCGTCGGTGGCGAAGCTCGTCGCGACCGACGCGGCCATGAAGGTGACCACCGACGCCGTCCAGGTCCTCGGCGGCGCCGGCTACACCCGCGACTTCCCGGTGGAGCGCTACATGCGTGAGGCGAAGGTGCCGCAGATCTTCGAGGGCACCAACCAGGTCCAGCGCATGGTCATCGCGCGCCACCTCAAGAAGGCGTGA
- a CDS encoding TetR/AcrR family transcriptional regulator, translated as MTSREALRAPGGKALTARQRALLAELEELFLVEGFVQFTLDDLAAKTHCSKSTLYALAPSKEQLAVRVVAHYFKGAADLLDERIAGIEDAREIIGVYLDGIAEYLNRAHEPFMRDINDFAPARAAYELNSRAAAAKIRSFIRKGVADGVFREVHATLIAEMAGVLIEGIQTGVIGSRTGVSDAEAFTALSELLLGGLATRSVSAEGGGG; from the coding sequence ATGACCAGTCGCGAGGCGCTCCGGGCACCGGGCGGCAAGGCGCTGACCGCCCGGCAACGCGCGCTGCTCGCCGAGCTGGAGGAGTTGTTCCTGGTCGAGGGATTCGTGCAGTTCACGCTGGACGACCTGGCCGCCAAGACGCACTGCTCGAAGTCGACGCTCTACGCGCTCGCGCCGAGCAAGGAGCAGCTCGCCGTCCGCGTGGTCGCGCACTACTTCAAGGGCGCCGCCGACCTGCTCGACGAGCGGATCGCCGGCATCGAGGACGCGCGCGAGATTATCGGCGTGTATCTCGACGGCATCGCCGAGTACCTGAACCGCGCGCACGAGCCGTTCATGCGGGACATCAACGACTTCGCCCCGGCCCGTGCCGCCTACGAGCTGAACAGCAGGGCCGCGGCGGCGAAGATCCGGTCGTTCATCCGGAAGGGCGTCGCGGACGGGGTGTTCCGCGAAGTGCACGCGACGCTCATCGCCGAGATGGCGGGAGTGCTCATCGAGGGGATCCAGACCGGGGTCATCGGCTCACGGACCGGTGTCTCGGACGCCGAGGCTTTCACGGCGCTGTCTGAGCTGTTGCTCGGCGGGCTGGCAACGCGCAGCGTTTCCGCTGAGGGTGGTGGCGGGTGA
- a CDS encoding carbohydrate kinase family protein, translated as MIVVGGEALVDMVPGAEKTNDGLTSLVPRLGGGPYNVALAAGRLGTPTAFLSRVSTDRFGQALRDRLIASDVDISMVQEGPEHTTLAVVALAPNGSASYTFYTEGSADRLVEDPGPLPEDVKILCLGTLGMVLEPGATNYETVLRRESARGVLTALDPNIRAALIADADAYRRRFLSWLPDVRLLKLSDDDAEWLAGTDDLDAAVKSWLDAGVDAVVLTRGGDGLAVHTGSVTVPVPSAPARLVDTIGAGDTVQGALLSWLHEKNVGTLTGLGETEWREALTFAAKAASITVSRSGAEPPTAAEMV; from the coding sequence GTGATCGTGGTGGGTGGCGAGGCGCTGGTCGACATGGTGCCGGGAGCCGAGAAGACGAACGACGGCCTGACGTCCCTGGTGCCGCGCCTCGGCGGCGGCCCGTACAACGTGGCACTCGCGGCCGGGCGACTCGGGACGCCGACCGCGTTCCTGTCCCGCGTCTCGACCGACCGGTTCGGTCAGGCGCTGCGGGATCGGCTGATCGCCTCGGATGTCGATATATCGATGGTCCAGGAGGGTCCGGAGCACACGACGCTCGCCGTGGTGGCCCTCGCGCCGAACGGGTCGGCGAGCTACACCTTCTACACCGAGGGCTCGGCCGACCGGCTCGTGGAAGATCCCGGCCCGCTCCCGGAGGACGTCAAGATCCTCTGCCTCGGCACGCTCGGGATGGTCCTGGAGCCCGGCGCGACGAACTACGAGACCGTGCTGCGCCGCGAATCCGCGCGCGGAGTGCTGACCGCGCTCGACCCGAACATCCGCGCCGCGCTCATCGCCGACGCCGACGCCTACCGCCGCCGGTTCCTCTCCTGGCTGCCCGACGTGCGGCTCCTCAAGCTGTCCGACGACGACGCCGAGTGGCTCGCCGGGACCGACGACCTCGACGCGGCCGTCAAGTCCTGGCTCGACGCCGGGGTCGACGCCGTCGTCCTGACCCGTGGCGGCGACGGGCTGGCCGTCCACACCGGATCCGTGACGGTTCCGGTACCGTCCGCGCCCGCGCGGCTGGTCGACACGATCGGCGCCGGCGACACCGTTCAGGGCGCGCTCCTGTCATGGCTGCACGAGAAGAATGTGGGCACGCTCACCGGCCTGGGCGAGACGGAGTGGCGCGAAGCCTTGACTTTCGCGGCCAAGGCTGCCTCGATCACCGTCTCGCGGAGTGGTGCCGAGCCGCCGACCGCCGCCGAGATGGTGTGA
- a CDS encoding citrate synthase, with translation MSDATAATGGGTVSLRLPTGEHELKVVNAVEGAPGIELGKLLASTGYITYDPGFVNTGSCSSAITYIDGDAGILRYRGYPIEQLAERSSFLEVSYLLIYGSLPTQAQLDDFTQKINRHTLLHEDLKRFFDGFPRDAHPMPVLSSAVSALSTFYQDSLNPFDEPNVELSTVRLLAKVPTLAAYAYKKSIGQPFLYPDNSLGLVENFLRMTFGLPAEPYEVDPEVAKALDLLFILHADHEQNCSTSTVRLVGSSEANMFASISAGIMALFGPLHGGANSAVLDMLNGIKADGGDVANFVSRVKNKEKGVRLMGFGHRVYKNYDPRAKIIKKTADQILGKLAPNDELLDIAKRLEETALSDDYFIERKLYPNVDFYTGLIYRALGFPTQFFTVLFALGRLPGWIAHWREMIQDPQTKIGRPRQIYVGEKEREYTAISER, from the coding sequence ATGTCCGACGCGACTGCGGCGACCGGTGGCGGCACCGTATCGCTGCGCCTACCGACTGGCGAGCACGAGCTGAAGGTTGTCAATGCCGTCGAGGGTGCTCCCGGCATCGAGCTGGGGAAGCTGCTGGCGTCGACCGGGTACATCACCTACGACCCGGGTTTCGTCAACACCGGGTCGTGTTCCTCGGCCATCACCTACATCGACGGCGACGCCGGGATCCTCCGCTACCGCGGCTACCCCATCGAGCAGCTCGCCGAGCGCTCCAGCTTTCTTGAGGTCTCCTACCTGCTGATCTACGGCAGCCTGCCGACCCAGGCGCAGCTGGACGACTTCACGCAGAAGATCAACCGGCACACCCTGCTGCACGAGGACCTCAAGCGCTTCTTCGACGGCTTCCCGCGTGACGCGCACCCGATGCCGGTGCTGTCCTCCGCGGTGTCCGCGCTGTCCACCTTCTACCAGGACTCGCTCAACCCGTTCGACGAGCCGAACGTCGAGCTGTCCACGGTCCGGCTGCTGGCCAAGGTGCCGACGCTGGCCGCCTACGCCTACAAGAAGTCGATCGGCCAGCCGTTCCTGTACCCGGACAACTCGCTGGGCCTGGTGGAGAACTTCCTGCGCATGACGTTCGGCCTGCCCGCCGAACCGTACGAGGTCGACCCCGAGGTCGCCAAGGCGCTGGACCTGCTGTTCATCCTGCACGCCGACCACGAGCAGAACTGCTCCACCTCGACCGTGCGCCTGGTCGGCTCGTCCGAGGCGAACATGTTCGCGAGCATCTCGGCGGGCATCATGGCCCTGTTCGGCCCGCTGCACGGTGGCGCCAACAGCGCGGTGCTGGACATGCTGAACGGCATCAAGGCCGACGGCGGTGACGTCGCGAACTTCGTCAGCCGCGTCAAGAACAAGGAAAAGGGCGTGCGCCTGATGGGCTTCGGCCACCGGGTGTACAAGAACTACGATCCGCGCGCCAAGATCATCAAGAAGACCGCGGACCAGATCCTCGGCAAGCTCGCGCCCAACGACGAGCTGCTCGACATCGCCAAGCGCCTCGAAGAGACCGCCCTGTCGGACGACTACTTCATCGAGCGCAAGCTGTACCCGAACGTCGACTTCTACACCGGGCTCATCTACCGGGCGCTCGGCTTCCCGACGCAGTTCTTCACGGTGCTGTTCGCGCTCGGCCGGCTTCCCGGCTGGATCGCGCACTGGCGCGAGATGATCCAGGACCCGCAGACCAAGATCGGCCGCCCGCGGCAGATCTACGTCGGCGAGAAGGAGCGCGAGTACACCGCGATCTCCGAGCGCTGA